In a single window of the Rhodamnia argentea isolate NSW1041297 chromosome 2, ASM2092103v1, whole genome shotgun sequence genome:
- the LOC115739389 gene encoding AT-hook motif nuclear-localized protein 10-like, with product MSGSETGVIASRGDPFPVGLQKASLPSQPVVQNMRLAFSPDGTAVYKPATVSSPSYKPPSAAGNGGAAEAASMDGGGPAALAHGINMNVGAEPAKKKRGRPRKYGPDGTIALGLTPAAPASTVAPAGGGFSSPHPVSTVAPLTSAGEGSGPASPNSFKKRGRPPGSSNKKRQLETLGSLGIGFTPHVITVKAGEDVSSKIMSFSQHGPRAVCILSANGAISNVTLRQPAISGGTVTYEGRFEILSLAGSFLLSESGGHRSRTGGLSVSLSGPDGRVLGGGVAGLLTAASPVQVIVGSFIADGRKESKSANHAEPFLGTARIASSGGFTGASSPSHGTLSESSGGPGSPLNQNTGACTNSTQQALPIVPWK from the exons ATGTCAGGATCTGAGACAGGAGTCATAGCAAGCAGAGGAGACCCCTTCCCGGTCGGGCTCCAGAAGGCTTCCCTGCCGTCACAGCCGGTGGTGCAGAACATGCGCTTGGCCTTTAGCCCCGACGGGACAGCTGTCTACAAGCCCGCCACTGTCTCGTCACCCTCCTACAAGCCCCCCTCTGCCGCCGGGAACGGCGGCGCCGCGGAGGCCGCCTCAATGGATGGAGGTGGTCCTGCCGCGCTGGCCCACGGGATCAACATGAATGTTGGCGCGGAGCCGgcgaagaaaaagagaggaaggcCCAGAAAGTACGGGCCGGACGGCACAATTGCATTGGGCCTCACGCCGGCGGCCCCGGCGAGCACGGTGGCGCCAGCTGGCGGAGGGTTCTCCTCCCCGCACCCGGTTTCCACAGTGGCTCCCCTGACGTCGGCGGGCGAAGGGTCGGGCCCTGCATCGCCGAATTCGTTCAAGAAGAGAGGGAGGCCTCCTGGTTCTAGCAACAAGAAACGGCAGTTGGAGACTCTAG GATCACTTGGAATTGGATTTACACCACATGTGATCACTGTTAAAGCTGGAGAG GATGTTTCCTCCAAAATAATGTCGTTTTCTCAACATGGTCCGCGGGCCGTTTGCATTTTATCAGCTAATGGAGCCATATCGAATGTGACCCTCCGCCAACCTGCTATATCTGGTGGGACCGTAACTTATGAG GGGCGATTTGAAATACTGTCGCTCGCTGGTTCATTTTTGTTATCAGAGAGTGGTGGTCACCGAAGCAGAACTGGAGGTTTAAGTGTGTCTTTGTCTGGGCCAGATGGTCGTGTTTTAGGGGGAGGGGTCGCGGGTCTACTAACTGCTGCCTCCCCTGTTCAG GTGATCGTGGGAAGCTTCATCGCTGATGGTCGCAAAGAATCAAAGTCAGCAAACCACGCAGAACCTTTTCTAGGCACAGCGAGGATTGCATCGTCTGGTGGGTTTACAGGGGCCAGCAGCCCGTCTCATGGGACTCTCAGCGAATCCTCTGGCGGCCCAGGAAGCCCGCTAAACCAGAACACAGGAGCGTGCACCAACAGCACCCAACAAGCCTTGCCCATTGTGCCCTGGAAGTAA
- the LOC115732263 gene encoding cinnamoyl-CoA reductase 1-like, with product MAEKTLCVTGAGGFLASWVVKILLSKGYTVHGTVRDPSDSKNAHLKELDKASEKLRLFKADLLDYDSLRSAIEGCCGVLHVASPVPPSSVSNPEVQLLAPAVKGTLNVLKACSEAKVKRVVYVSSVAALVMIPSWPNGQVMDESSWSDKEYCRRTENWYCLSKTEAESEALEYANRNGLDVVSVCPSHIFGPILQPTLNASTMVLLNVMKGGQESVPNRVRNIVDVRDAAAAVILAYEKPEAEGRYICTSYCIKTQDLVEKLKTLYPNYNYPKSFTETEEWVNISSEKLRGLGWTYRPLEETLVDSVESYCASGLLETK from the exons atggcGGAGAAAACATTGTGCGTTACCGGAGCTGGAGGCTTTCTTGCTTCGTGGGTCGTCAAGATTCTTCTCTCCAAGGGCTACACCGTCCATGGCACGGTCAGAGATCCCA GTGATTCAAAGAATGCTCACTTGAAGGAACTAGATAAAGCATCTGAGAAATTGAGACTCTTCAAGGCGGATTTACTTGATTACGATTCGCTCCGCTCGGCAATTGAAGGATGCTGTGGGGTTCTCCATGTTGCTTCTCCAGTCCCTCCCTCCTCTGTGTCAAACCCTGAG GTACAACTGCTTGCACCTGCAGTTAAAGGAACACTTAATGTGCTGAAGGCATGTTCTGAAGCGAAAGTTAAGCGAGTTGTATATGTGTCCTCGGTTGCTGCATTGGTGATGATCCCAAGCTGGCCAAATGGTCAAGTGATGGACGAGTCGTCTTGGTCTGACAAGGAGTACTGTCGCAGGACTGAG AACTGGTATTGCCTTTCAAAAACTGAAGCAGAAAGTGAAGCTTTAGAATATGCAAATAGAAATGGGCTCGACGTCGTATCAGTGTGTCCCAGTCACATATTTGGCCCAATTCTGCAGCCAACACTCAATGCAAGCACAATGGTCCTCTTAAATGTTATGAAAG GAGGGCAGGAGTCAGTGCCAAACAGGGTTAGGAATATAGTGGACGTACGTGATGCCGCTGCAGCTGTAATTTTGGCATATGAGAAACCTGAGGCCGAAGGACGATATATATGCACATCTTACTGCATTAAGACACAGGACTTGGTGGAAAAGCTGAAGACTCTGTATCCTAACTACAATTATCCTAAAAG CTTCACTGAGACTGAAGAATGGGTGAATATCAGCTCAGAGAAGCTACGAGGGCTCGGTTGGACTTACAGGCCATTGGAGGAAACTCTAGTTGATTCAGTTGAAAGCTACTGTGCGTCTGGCCTACTGGAAACGAAGTAG